The Aeromicrobium senzhongii genome includes a window with the following:
- a CDS encoding AAA family ATPase, whose amino-acid sequence MFNKGTMPFTSVADVKARLATAGYLASDAVATTVFLASELGKPLLVEGPAGVGKTELSRAIAQACSAELVRLQCYEGVDESRAIYEWNHAKQLLRISAGQDETWSEAKSDIFSEEFLLPRPLLSAIRNDGPTVLLIDETDKADVEIEGLLLEVLGDFQITIPELGTVTATQRPFVVLTSNATRELSEALRRRCLFLHIEFPDAELERDIVAMKVPDLDQALVDSVIRVVNALRAMPLRKAPSVSETLDWARTLVALGADALTSEVVSESLGVVLKHQDDIDKARTKLDLDAVLS is encoded by the coding sequence ATGTTCAACAAGGGCACGATGCCGTTCACGTCGGTCGCCGACGTCAAGGCCCGCCTCGCCACGGCCGGGTATCTCGCGTCGGACGCCGTCGCCACGACGGTGTTCCTCGCCAGCGAGCTGGGCAAGCCGCTGCTCGTCGAGGGCCCCGCCGGGGTCGGCAAGACCGAGCTCTCGCGGGCCATCGCCCAGGCGTGCAGCGCCGAGCTGGTGCGCCTGCAGTGCTACGAGGGCGTCGACGAGTCCCGCGCGATCTACGAGTGGAACCACGCCAAGCAGCTGCTGCGGATCTCGGCCGGCCAGGACGAGACGTGGAGCGAGGCGAAGTCGGACATCTTCTCCGAGGAGTTCCTGCTCCCCCGCCCGCTGCTGTCGGCGATCCGCAACGACGGCCCCACCGTGCTGCTGATCGACGAGACCGACAAGGCCGACGTCGAGATCGAGGGCCTGCTGCTCGAGGTGCTCGGCGACTTCCAGATCACGATCCCCGAGCTGGGCACGGTGACGGCGACCCAACGGCCCTTCGTCGTGCTGACCTCGAACGCGACGCGCGAGCTGTCCGAGGCGCTGCGCCGCCGCTGCCTGTTCCTGCACATCGAGTTCCCCGACGCCGAGCTCGAGCGCGACATCGTCGCCATGAAGGTGCCCGACCTCGACCAGGCACTGGTCGACTCGGTGATCCGTGTGGTCAACGCGCTGCGTGCCATGCCGCTGCGCAAGGCCCCCTCGGTGTCCGAGACGCTCGACTGGGCCCGCACCCTCGTGGCGCTGGGCGCCGACGCGCTCACCTCCGAGGTCGTCTCCGAGAGCCTCGGTGTCGTGCTGAAGCACCAGGACGACATCGACAAGGCGCGCACGAAGCTGGATCTGGACGCCGTCCTGTCATGA
- a CDS encoding SRPBCC family protein, translating to MTDWEQHRVPLTTITATSDGFAARTGLGPLGFDDPMEVTHWDPPRRVHLVKRGRVVRGSATITVEPDGPGSIVTWDEEVSVIGVPGFLDPVVRRLLGLMVSSVLSRLLRG from the coding sequence GTGACGGACTGGGAGCAGCATCGGGTGCCCCTCACGACGATCACGGCCACCTCGGACGGGTTCGCGGCCCGGACCGGCCTCGGCCCGTTGGGGTTCGACGACCCGATGGAGGTCACGCACTGGGACCCGCCGCGCCGCGTCCACCTGGTGAAGCGGGGCCGGGTCGTCCGGGGGAGCGCCACGATCACGGTCGAGCCCGACGGGCCCGGGTCGATCGTCACGTGGGACGAAGAGGTCTCGGTGATCGGCGTCCCGGGGTTCCTCGACCCGGTCGTGCGGCGGCTCCTCGGACTCATGGTCTCGTCCGTGCTGAGCCGTCTGCTCCGTGGCTAG
- a CDS encoding macro domain-containing protein, with protein sequence MSTTISAVQADITTLEVDAIVNAANNAMRGGGGVDGAIHAAGGPAVLADCIARFPDGLATGDAGWTTAGDLPARWIIHTVGPNRHAGQTDPDLLESCYRRSLEVADELGAREVAFPLIGAGVYGWSKAESVAAAVRAVHGTATSVERVLLVGYDAAARAEIESALR encoded by the coding sequence GTGAGCACCACGATCAGCGCCGTCCAGGCCGACATCACGACCCTCGAGGTCGATGCCATCGTCAACGCCGCGAACAACGCGATGCGCGGCGGCGGCGGCGTCGACGGGGCGATCCATGCGGCCGGCGGTCCCGCCGTCCTGGCCGACTGCATCGCTCGGTTCCCCGACGGGCTGGCCACGGGCGACGCGGGCTGGACGACCGCCGGCGACCTCCCGGCCCGATGGATCATCCACACGGTCGGACCGAACCGCCACGCGGGCCAGACGGACCCCGATCTGCTCGAGTCCTGCTATCGCCGGTCCCTCGAGGTCGCCGACGAGCTCGGTGCGCGCGAGGTGGCGTTCCCGCTGATCGGGGCCGGCGTCTACGGCTGGTCGAAGGCCGAATCCGTGGCTGCCGCCGTCCGTGCGGTCCACGGCACAGCGACCTCGGTCGAGCGCGTGCTGCTCGTGGGCTACGACGCGGCGGCCCGCGCCGAGATCGAGTCGGCGCTGCGCTGA
- a CDS encoding vWA domain-containing protein produces the protein MSAQVATRLVEFVEALRNKGVNAGPSETIDAADVMRVLGLDDRELLREGLAAALVRRGGQRDVFDQTFDLFFPVGVGRPEAARDAGEDMDVEQIRELLLMALMDRDPRTLAQIAEIAVDVLGEVGQPGSETAGWSAYQTIDRLQPQTLIAAALAMRPGGGSGQGGQGLGTQFTDRLARDEVRQGVEAFREMVQAEARRRSAELRGRELVARHAVRSSREHVDFLSANRQQLEELRRSVKPLARVLATRLSARRRRRRRGKIDMRRTLRRAMGTGGVPMRPVYEKPRPNRPELVLLCDVSGSVAGFSNFTMLLTQALSAQFSKVRVFAFVNAMAEVTDIVRDGAVSGGADIETRIRAEARITKWHTSSDYGEALLDFREFFLDAVGPRTAVLILGDARNNNQNPRFDALHEIAMRSRRTYWLNPEHHTRWGLGDSEALAYAEVVPMYECANVDQLTHFVTRLLPV, from the coding sequence ATGAGCGCCCAGGTCGCGACCCGGCTGGTCGAGTTCGTCGAGGCGCTGCGCAACAAGGGCGTCAACGCCGGTCCGAGCGAGACGATCGACGCCGCGGACGTGATGCGCGTCCTGGGTCTCGACGACCGTGAGCTGCTGCGCGAGGGCCTGGCCGCGGCGCTCGTGCGCCGCGGCGGCCAGCGCGACGTGTTCGACCAGACCTTCGACCTGTTCTTCCCGGTCGGCGTCGGCCGCCCCGAGGCCGCCCGCGACGCCGGCGAGGACATGGACGTCGAGCAGATCCGCGAGCTGCTGCTCATGGCGCTGATGGACCGCGACCCGCGCACGCTGGCCCAGATCGCCGAGATCGCGGTGGACGTGCTGGGCGAGGTGGGACAGCCCGGCAGCGAGACCGCCGGCTGGTCCGCCTACCAGACCATCGACCGACTCCAGCCCCAGACGCTGATCGCCGCGGCCCTGGCCATGCGCCCCGGCGGCGGCAGCGGCCAGGGCGGCCAGGGACTGGGCACCCAGTTCACCGACCGGCTGGCCCGCGACGAGGTGCGCCAGGGCGTCGAGGCGTTCCGCGAGATGGTCCAGGCCGAGGCCCGCCGCCGGTCGGCCGAGCTGCGTGGTCGTGAGCTCGTGGCCCGGCACGCCGTGCGGTCGTCGCGTGAGCACGTCGACTTCCTCAGCGCCAACCGCCAGCAGCTGGAGGAGCTGCGCCGGTCGGTGAAGCCGCTCGCCCGCGTGCTGGCGACCCGCCTCTCGGCCCGCCGCCGACGCCGGCGCCGCGGCAAGATCGACATGCGGCGCACCCTGCGACGCGCCATGGGCACCGGCGGCGTGCCGATGCGGCCCGTCTACGAGAAGCCGCGACCGAACCGCCCCGAGCTCGTCCTGCTGTGCGACGTCTCGGGGTCCGTGGCCGGGTTCTCCAACTTCACGATGCTGCTCACCCAGGCCCTCAGCGCCCAGTTCAGCAAGGTGCGGGTCTTCGCCTTCGTCAACGCGATGGCCGAGGTCACCGACATCGTGCGCGACGGCGCCGTCTCCGGCGGCGCGGACATCGAGACGCGCATTCGTGCCGAGGCCCGGATCACGAAGTGGCACACCAGCAGCGACTACGGCGAGGCGCTGCTGGACTTCCGCGAGTTCTTCCTCGACGCGGTCGGACCCCGGACCGCCGTGCTGATCCTCGGCGACGCCCGCAACAACAACCAGAACCCGCGGTTCGACGCGCTCCACGAGATCGCGATGCGGTCCCGGCGGACGTACTGGCTCAACCCCGAGCACCACACCCGGTGGGGCCTGGGCGACTCCGAGGCGCTGGCGTACGCCGAGGTCGTGCCGATGTACGAGTGCGCCAACGTCGATCAGCTGACCCACTTCGTGACACGATTGCTGCCTGTCTGA